The Glycine soja cultivar W05 chromosome 6, ASM419377v2, whole genome shotgun sequence genome has a window encoding:
- the LOC114416199 gene encoding 36.4 kDa proline-rich protein-like, whose protein sequence is MPTDTREIEVVLCIPGRGFILNVKGHPGKILRKDLTTLAQLYARPEEFPPTVLSLKGSRRPRARPAETPSTSAAPHPASTSAAPPPARIAATPSTPPPAEFQHFKAMLRSIHQGQIILLQRTQPPLHRDDEDPVAQVPHQPLDESSESSTPKPLIRKRRVVVTQEAAATPEKSPEATPEPPVPMANTTSPQQAADPSTPEVQTTPVLSPNTSLVATPVLHLTNEEEVQTQDTQDQSQDL, encoded by the exons ATGCCTACTGACACTAGAGAAATTGAGGTTGTACTGTGCATACCCGGTCGAGGGTTTATTCTAAATGTTAAAGGTCACCCGGGGAAGATCCTCAGAAAAGACCTAACCACCCTTGCTCAG CTTTATGCAAGACCAGAGGAGTTTCCTCCGACAGTCTTGTCTTTGAAG GGGTCCAGAAGACCAAGGGCAAGGCCAGCTGAGACTCCTTCTACATCGGCAGCTCCTCATCCAGCTTCTACATCAGCAGCTCCTCCTCCAGCTCGTATTGCAGCAACTCCTTCTACCCCACCTCCTGCAGAGTTTCAACATTTCAAAGCCATGCTTCGAAGCATACATCAAGGGCAGATTATTTTGCTGCAAA GGACTCAGCCTCCTCTTCACAGGGACGACGAGGATCCTGTCGCTCAGGTACCACATCAGCCATTAGATGAGTCATCAGAGTCTTCCACCCCTAAGCCCTTGATCAGGAAGAGGAGGGTAGTTGTAACTCAGGAAGCCGCAGCCACTCCTGAAAAGTCCCCTGAGGCCACTCCAGAGCCTCCAGTACCAATGGCAAATACCACTTCTCCACAGCAAGCAGCAGATCCTTCAACGCCTGAAGTTCAAACCACCCCAGTCCTGTCTCCGAACACCTCTCTTGTAGCTACTCCTGTACTGCATTTGACTAACGAGGAGGAGGTTCAGACACAGGACACCCAGGACCAATCACAGGATCTTTAA
- the LOC114414359 gene encoding uncharacterized protein LOC114414359 encodes MGIGSRSSTNRKPSDSMRLIMTTFVGIVFGFFIGVSFPVLTTKLNLPSSLLPAIDISYIQEKYTCGNAPSFVKNNNNISPKHQLINDTLKIWVPSNPRGAKRLLPEIIEAETDLYLRRLWGQPSEECILKQFSFSFFLFYFWECMGVET; translated from the exons ATGGGAATCGGTTCTCGAAG TTCTACCAATAGAAAACCAAGTGATAGTATGAGGCTTATTATGACAACTTTTGTTGGAATAGTTTTTGGCTTCTTTATCGGAGTATCATTTCCAGTATTGACTACAAAG TTGAATCTCCCATCCAGCCTGCTTCCTGCCATTGATATTTCTTACATTCAAGAGAAATATACATGTGGCAATGCACCGTCTTTTGTGAAGAATAATAACAACATCTCACCAAAGCATCAATTAATAAATGATACATTGAAG ATATGGGTTCCATCAAATCCAAGAGGTGCAAAAAGATTACTTCCTGAGATTATTGAAGCTGAGACGGACTTATATTTGCGTAGATTGTGGGGTCAGCCCAGTGAGGAGTGTATcctaaaacaattttctttttccttttttttattctatttttgggAGTGTATGGGGGTTGAaacatag